Proteins found in one Mucilaginibacter inviolabilis genomic segment:
- a CDS encoding efflux RND transporter periplasmic adaptor subunit, protein MKPTIKIYINHTAVLLIVLSLFSCGGGKPDQAETKTETKPKAENSTTVTLTDAQRTTAGIDTGHAANRPVATTLKVTGAIDVPPQNMVSISFPMGGYLKSSKLLPGMHVSRGETIAMMEDQQFIQLQQDYLTAKAKLVYAQKDFERQRDLNASKASSDKLFQQAQADYSSQKILVSSLAEKLRLIGMNPASVTDGSITRSAAVRSPIDGYVSKVNVNIGKYVNPSDVLFEIVDPRDIHLALDVFEKDVNLLHQGQKVIAYTNSNPDKKYECTIVLIGKDLTDQRKTEVHCHFEQYDKNLLPGTFMNAEIEVTANNALTLPEDAIVNFESKSYAFKVTGKNTYEIMEIKPGVAREGYVELLANSSELRNQTFVTKGAYSLLMKMKNTGEDE, encoded by the coding sequence ATGAAACCGACTATCAAAATATATATCAACCATACGGCGGTCCTATTAATCGTATTATCGCTGTTTTCCTGCGGCGGTGGTAAACCTGACCAGGCTGAAACCAAAACGGAAACCAAGCCAAAAGCGGAAAACAGTACCACGGTAACACTGACCGATGCGCAGCGTACTACGGCTGGGATTGATACCGGCCATGCGGCCAACCGTCCCGTTGCTACAACACTGAAAGTAACAGGTGCTATTGACGTGCCGCCACAGAATATGGTCAGCATTAGTTTTCCGATGGGCGGCTATTTAAAATCGAGCAAACTGTTGCCAGGTATGCATGTGAGCAGAGGCGAAACCATCGCCATGATGGAAGACCAGCAATTTATTCAATTGCAGCAGGATTACCTGACGGCTAAGGCCAAACTGGTATACGCGCAGAAAGATTTTGAGCGCCAGCGTGACCTGAATGCGAGTAAGGCCAGTAGTGATAAGCTATTTCAACAGGCCCAGGCAGATTATTCCAGCCAGAAAATACTGGTCAGTTCTTTAGCGGAAAAGCTGCGCCTGATCGGTATGAACCCGGCCAGTGTAACGGATGGCAGTATCACCCGCAGTGCGGCAGTACGCTCGCCGATTGACGGCTATGTGAGCAAGGTCAATGTGAACATCGGTAAATACGTGAACCCGAGCGATGTATTATTTGAGATCGTTGATCCTCGGGATATACACTTGGCTTTGGACGTATTTGAAAAAGATGTGAATTTACTGCACCAGGGACAAAAAGTGATCGCATATACCAACAGCAACCCGGATAAAAAATATGAATGTACCATTGTCCTGATCGGTAAAGACCTGACCGACCAACGCAAGACGGAAGTGCACTGCCATTTTGAGCAATACGATAAAAACCTGTTGCCGGGTACTTTTATGAATGCCGAGATCGAGGTGACGGCTAACAACGCCCTGACGCTACCCGAAGATGCGATTGTAAACTTTGAGAGCAAGAGCTACGCTTTTAAAGTGACCGGTAAGAACACCTACGAGATCATGGAGATCAAACCGGGCGTAGCCAGGGAGGGTTATGTTGAATTGCTGGCGAACAGTTCCGAATTGCGGAATCAAACATTTGTGACGAAAGGCGCTTATAGCTTACTGATGAAAATGAAAAACACCGGGGAGGATGAATAA
- a CDS encoding MFS transporter, with translation MNNSKNSSWLAAFADTFVALKNKVFAGLYFAQSVSLLGDAVTWVGLALLSYQFGKEKSAIILASALTLRVTAFIIFSPFAGVLADRVSRKTILVTTHFIRMGIVACLPFVHAEWQIYVLVFALNLFNAFFTPTYRAVIPQVVDKEHYRQAVGLSTATFQILGVLGPGLAGILAVWFGAREIFFIDAGSFIIAGILILLLPGKKLQKKVDKNQKTFSAWQDVINGIKLLFGNPIIRFALIIEFVSAIAGAQILVNSVGHIKSSLHLDDKHYGWVMTAFGIGASIAAFVAGSLDKTKTRRLSLIVGALILAITISITNFVSFPIMLILWVFAGLGQSLAEMPSETLIGENIAENEQGKVYGSHFAFSHLWWAIAYPIAGFTGSHFPGKDFLYGGIISLLLLVVSLFFVKRNKNSMA, from the coding sequence ATGAATAACAGTAAAAACAGTAGCTGGCTGGCAGCATTCGCCGATACTTTTGTCGCGCTCAAAAATAAAGTCTTTGCGGGTTTATACTTTGCGCAGTCGGTAAGCCTGCTGGGTGATGCGGTAACCTGGGTGGGATTAGCTTTGTTGTCCTATCAATTTGGCAAGGAAAAGTCAGCGATCATCTTAGCCAGTGCCCTAACACTGCGGGTAACGGCTTTTATTATTTTCTCCCCATTCGCCGGAGTATTGGCCGACCGGGTTAGCCGGAAAACCATATTAGTAACCACGCACTTTATCCGTATGGGTATTGTCGCCTGCCTGCCATTTGTACACGCCGAATGGCAGATCTATGTCCTGGTATTTGCCCTAAATCTCTTCAACGCCTTTTTTACGCCGACCTACCGCGCGGTGATTCCGCAGGTTGTAGATAAGGAACATTACCGGCAGGCGGTAGGGTTATCTACGGCTACTTTCCAGATATTAGGTGTATTGGGGCCGGGTTTGGCGGGCATTTTAGCCGTTTGGTTCGGCGCTCGGGAGATCTTTTTTATCGATGCAGGCTCATTTATTATCGCGGGTATATTGATACTGCTGCTGCCGGGTAAAAAGCTGCAAAAGAAGGTTGATAAAAATCAAAAGACATTTTCTGCCTGGCAGGATGTGATCAACGGAATTAAACTGCTATTTGGCAATCCCATTATCCGCTTCGCGCTGATCATTGAATTTGTTTCGGCCATTGCGGGCGCCCAAATATTAGTTAATTCAGTCGGCCATATTAAAAGTAGTTTGCATTTAGATGATAAGCATTACGGCTGGGTAATGACGGCATTTGGCATTGGTGCCAGTATTGCCGCATTTGTAGCAGGCAGCCTGGATAAAACCAAAACCCGCAGATTATCGCTGATTGTTGGCGCATTGATACTGGCGATCACGATCTCTATTACCAACTTTGTGAGTTTTCCTATCATGTTAATATTATGGGTCTTTGCCGGTTTAGGACAGAGTTTAGCGGAAATGCCGTCAGAAACTTTGATCGGTGAAAATATAGCGGAAAATGAACAGGGAAAGGTTTACGGCTCGCATTTTGCCTTTTCCCATCTCTGGTGGGCTATTGCTTATCCGATAGCCGGGTTTACAGGAAGTCATTTTCCAGGTAAGGATTTTTTATATGGAGGGATTATTTCCCTGTTGCTCTTAGTAGTATCGCTGTTTTTTGTGAAACGGAATAAAAACAGTATGGCCTAA
- a CDS encoding YncE family protein encodes MSCFKCQSAVLLFAGLLLTTSCHAQNETGGKYLTLEKEIALSNVKGRIDHIDINLRDQVAYVAALGNNTLEIIDLKSGKVTGSIKELDEPQGVAYISKHEEILVANGGTGECGFYNAVTLKKTGSIKLADDADDVRYDSDADKIYVGYGSGGIAIIDGVSHKQVGDIKLPAHPESFQLDAKAGKLWVNLPGSGMVGVADLKTLKLTAKWSKLFPRSNFPMAYDEAQHRVIVGYRLPAKLIIYDSETGKEIFSSAMVGDVDDLYWDAKSKNIYISGGGGAVDIFKQTADIAYKQTAHIKTQNGARTSLLVPELNLFLIAARATGDQKAALLVYKITP; translated from the coding sequence ATGTCCTGTTTTAAATGCCAGTCCGCCGTCCTGTTATTCGCAGGCTTATTATTAACGACCAGTTGCCATGCACAAAATGAAACCGGTGGAAAATACCTTACGCTCGAAAAAGAGATTGCCTTGTCCAATGTAAAAGGCCGCATTGACCATATTGATATTAACCTGAGAGACCAGGTTGCTTATGTTGCCGCGTTAGGAAACAATACTTTAGAGATTATAGACCTGAAAAGCGGCAAGGTTACCGGCAGCATCAAAGAGCTGGATGAGCCGCAGGGTGTTGCTTATATTTCCAAACACGAAGAAATCCTGGTGGCCAATGGCGGAACAGGAGAATGCGGTTTTTATAATGCCGTCACCTTAAAGAAAACAGGCAGCATCAAATTAGCGGATGATGCCGATGACGTGCGCTATGATTCAGATGCGGACAAAATCTATGTGGGTTATGGCAGCGGCGGGATTGCCATTATTGATGGGGTAAGCCATAAACAGGTTGGAGATATTAAACTACCGGCACACCCGGAATCGTTCCAGCTGGATGCCAAAGCCGGCAAGCTATGGGTGAACCTTCCCGGTTCAGGCATGGTCGGTGTAGCCGACCTGAAAACTTTAAAATTGACCGCTAAATGGTCGAAGCTGTTTCCGCGCTCTAATTTCCCGATGGCTTATGACGAAGCACAGCATCGGGTCATTGTTGGCTACCGTTTACCGGCTAAGCTGATCATTTACGACAGCGAAACAGGTAAAGAAATCTTCAGCAGCGCTATGGTGGGCGATGTGGATGATTTGTATTGGGATGCCAAAAGCAAAAATATTTATATTAGTGGTGGCGGTGGTGCCGTGGATATTTTTAAACAAACGGCCGACATTGCCTATAAGCAAACTGCCCATATCAAAACCCAAAACGGGGCAAGAACATCTTTGCTTGTTCCTGAATTGAATTTATTCCTGATCGCTGCCAGGGCTACCGGTGATCAAAAGGCAGCCTTACTGGTCTATAAAATAACACCGTAA
- a CDS encoding chromate resistance protein ChrB domain-containing protein, with protein MKWITREHPKIDRIACPWLIKRFIDPDAEIIYVPVDQVIAQAAVLNAVPFDLPGVEYTHYDDQCSFDYFIKKHQLKDVALDRVAAIVRGADTDRHDFAPQASGLSAIFLGLSKNIPDDHELLELGMKVYDGLYTWAKYLYEQKHVQEPVEHLLLEVFNKYLKQQGSKKPPVWAKEIKEMIQDQIDTNMALSLQQVSEELKINPTYLSREFSKYFEDLSFGEYIRKMRLEKAIHLMETTNYALTEIAYLTGFSDQSHFNRIFKNQMGMTTSEYKKNLPKK; from the coding sequence ATGAAATGGATCACCCGTGAACATCCGAAGATCGACCGCATCGCCTGTCCCTGGCTGATCAAACGCTTTATTGATCCCGATGCGGAGATCATTTATGTACCCGTTGACCAGGTGATCGCGCAGGCCGCAGTTTTAAATGCCGTTCCCTTTGACCTGCCCGGCGTAGAATACACCCATTATGATGACCAGTGCAGCTTTGATTACTTTATCAAAAAACATCAGCTCAAAGATGTCGCGCTTGACCGTGTAGCCGCTATCGTTCGGGGTGCGGACACCGACCGGCATGATTTCGCCCCGCAGGCATCGGGCCTGTCGGCTATCTTTTTAGGGCTTTCCAAAAATATCCCGGACGACCACGAATTACTGGAACTGGGCATGAAAGTTTACGACGGTTTGTACACCTGGGCCAAATACCTGTATGAGCAAAAGCATGTCCAGGAGCCGGTGGAACACCTTTTACTGGAGGTGTTTAATAAGTACCTGAAACAGCAGGGCTCGAAAAAGCCTCCGGTATGGGCCAAAGAAATCAAAGAAATGATCCAGGACCAGATCGATACCAATATGGCGCTGAGCCTGCAGCAGGTATCCGAAGAACTGAAGATTAACCCAACGTACCTCTCAAGGGAGTTTTCCAAGTATTTTGAAGATCTATCTTTTGGAGAATATATCCGTAAGATGCGGCTGGAAAAAGCGATTCACCTGATGGAAACCACCAACTACGCCCTGACCGAGATCGCTTACCTCACCGGATTTTCCGACCAGAGTCATTTTAACCGGATCTTTAAGAACCAAATGGGCATGACCACTTCTGAATACAAAAAAAATCTGCCCAAAAAGTAA